From a single Haladaptatus caseinilyticus genomic region:
- a CDS encoding DUF7342 family protein has product MSNSPRDIASEWEAELESRTTVEKVYDVLLQLTDPLRVSEIADQAGVAPDTARKYLEFLEEMGVAKKIGDDPVTYGRNDSYLEWRNIDRLQREYTIEELNNRLSELSDTISSFQETYEAETPGEVVPQEHGYEELDETMDDLRQWNAACEEVDTLVEALGHGTPNAHSGTVKVADMVQFFQRLQSGQPNSSADTRSENHS; this is encoded by the coding sequence ATGAGCAACTCTCCACGAGACATAGCATCGGAGTGGGAAGCCGAACTCGAGAGTCGGACGACTGTCGAGAAGGTCTATGATGTGCTCCTCCAGTTGACTGATCCACTTCGGGTCTCCGAGATCGCAGACCAAGCAGGAGTTGCGCCAGATACCGCACGGAAATATTTGGAATTCCTCGAAGAGATGGGCGTCGCGAAGAAGATCGGCGACGATCCAGTGACGTATGGTCGGAACGACTCGTACCTCGAATGGCGGAATATCGATCGCCTGCAGCGAGAGTACACCATCGAGGAGCTAAACAATCGACTATCGGAACTCAGTGACACTATCTCGTCGTTCCAGGAGACCTATGAGGCCGAAACGCCTGGTGAGGTTGTCCCGCAGGAGCACGGCTACGAGGAACTCGATGAGACGATGGATGATCTTCGACAGTGGAACGCAGCGTGTGAAGAAGTCGATACACTCGTCGAGGCACTCGGACACGGTACACCAAATGCACACTCAGGGACGGTGAAAGTTGCAGATATGGTTCAGTTCTTCCAGCGACTGCAGTCCGGCCAGCCCAATTCTTCTGCAGACACACGCTCAGAAAATCATTCGTGA
- a CDS encoding HalOD1 output domain-containing protein, giving the protein MQMDATDIGNRSPRDSAPRSLTEQILAAITEVDDRSVYDLEPLYEVIDPNALDALFAPQVDGSSRTVGDVSFQYAGHWVTVSSDGAVEIDPEKR; this is encoded by the coding sequence ATGCAAATGGACGCAACTGACATCGGAAATAGATCACCACGTGATAGTGCGCCTCGTTCACTAACCGAACAAATTCTCGCTGCAATTACGGAGGTAGATGACCGTTCAGTCTATGACCTCGAACCACTGTACGAAGTCATCGATCCAAACGCCCTTGATGCACTCTTTGCGCCGCAAGTCGATGGGTCATCACGGACAGTCGGTGACGTCTCGTTTCAATATGCAGGCCACTGGGTGACCGTGTCGAGTGACGGTGCTGTTGAGATCGACCCCGAAAAGCGATAG
- a CDS encoding helix-turn-helix domain-containing protein, translating to MFVASFSIPADGFALGHTLETVPEMTVKAERVAAHGTVWVMPCLWVTGDDFDAFDTALKADPTVDSVIEVEAFEDERYYQLEWDDSVNQFVDALIDTEGSILNAETQNEAWHLRIRFATREQLEVFQDYLSSQNHSFQLLNLFKPKAPRQERGELTAAQRDALVAAVEQGYYQIPRDSTVEEVANALGISNQAASERLRRGIEQLVTTVLVEPEK from the coding sequence ATGTTCGTCGCATCGTTTTCGATTCCGGCGGATGGGTTCGCACTTGGTCACACACTCGAAACCGTTCCAGAAATGACTGTGAAAGCTGAACGCGTCGCTGCCCATGGAACGGTGTGGGTCATGCCCTGTTTATGGGTAACCGGTGACGATTTCGATGCGTTTGATACAGCGCTCAAAGCGGATCCGACAGTCGATTCAGTTATCGAGGTGGAAGCGTTCGAGGATGAGCGCTACTACCAATTAGAATGGGATGACTCAGTGAATCAGTTTGTTGATGCCCTTATCGATACGGAAGGCTCAATCCTCAATGCCGAAACGCAGAATGAGGCGTGGCATCTTCGAATCCGTTTTGCAACCCGTGAACAACTAGAAGTCTTTCAAGATTACCTCTCGTCCCAGAACCATTCGTTCCAATTGCTGAATCTCTTCAAACCGAAAGCACCTCGCCAAGAGCGCGGTGAACTCACAGCAGCCCAACGCGATGCGCTTGTCGCAGCGGTCGAGCAGGGATACTACCAAATTCCCCGTGATAGCACCGTAGAAGAAGTAGCCAACGCCCTCGGAATCTCCAACCAAGCCGCCTCGGAGCGGCTTCGGCGAGGAATCGAGCAACTTGTTACAACAGTGCTAGTTGAGCCAGAGAAATAG
- a CDS encoding DUF7437 domain-containing protein, whose translation MAATKRDTHPIDTMLAISDVLTHPRLAQLYTRVRERDTATVDELAAGLDSSSTTIYEDVNRLTDMGLLERVTETQPHRYRAPHLSITVQAHEGSYEITPTLIAALARSTDNQNLELYRDRHGTAGLAIATEYARAYVKGKMTSRIMARELDLSVLEAETILQELREIIVDVEPDAEDDLDLDAIDAQVDIDNEDLPEHSE comes from the coding sequence ATGGCGGCAACCAAACGCGATACCCATCCGATCGACACGATGCTCGCGATTTCGGATGTGCTCACCCATCCGCGGCTTGCTCAGCTCTACACGCGTGTTCGGGAACGTGATACCGCAACGGTCGATGAACTTGCAGCCGGTCTCGACAGCTCCTCGACGACGATCTACGAAGATGTGAATCGGCTCACCGATATGGGCTTGCTCGAGCGCGTGACTGAGACACAGCCCCATCGTTATCGGGCGCCGCATCTCTCGATCACCGTACAGGCTCATGAGGGCTCGTACGAGATCACACCAACACTGATCGCCGCTCTTGCCCGCAGCACGGACAATCAAAATCTCGAACTCTACCGTGATCGCCATGGCACTGCAGGACTCGCAATCGCGACCGAGTATGCACGTGCGTATGTCAAAGGCAAGATGACGTCGCGAATCATGGCTCGCGAGTTGGATCTCTCCGTGCTTGAGGCTGAAACGATCCTCCAAGAACTCCGCGAGATCATTGTCGATGTAGAGCCGGACGCCGAGGACGATCTGGATCTCGATGCAATCGACGCACAGGTAGATATTGATAACGAGGATCTCCCAGAGCACTCCGAATAA
- a CDS encoding DUF7344 domain-containing protein: MTQHERPSLSLNQVCQILSSSYRRQVLSYLQTKDADVANLDELVTHIHTKNGTPTTTEQVRISLLHTHLPKLADYGVIEYDRRNKDIRYRDGTKLEDFLEAIPTT; encoded by the coding sequence ATGACCCAGCATGAACGCCCCTCGCTTTCATTGAATCAGGTGTGTCAGATATTATCTAGCTCCTATCGACGTCAGGTTCTCTCCTATCTTCAAACGAAGGATGCTGACGTTGCGAACCTTGATGAGCTTGTTACGCACATCCATACTAAAAATGGGACCCCCACGACAACTGAGCAGGTTCGGATCTCACTTCTTCATACCCACCTTCCGAAGCTCGCTGATTATGGGGTCATCGAATACGATCGACGAAACAAGGATATTCGCTATCGCGATGGCACAAAACTCGAAGATTTTCTGGAAGCTATCCCAACTACTTGA
- a CDS encoding malectin domain-containing carbohydrate-binding protein gives MNDRNTAGVVSGMAGRSSNSFIQGALIGGGFVFFVAGLVVVAGLSGVPFGRSPASGGAAGTTPATNTTTATTAITPSKTQTSAATPPSTSKTTSTTTSQRTLRTTTRTTSTTTVTTTRTPTTTTTTSRPRKRVLYRVNVGGPQIPANDGGPAWQADTKINPSRFGNAQTSGSRVSTTTDRISLTPAVPRGIPRKMFYSWRWDADYKTPRDDPEMRWQFPVEPGTYTVRLYFAETYLTDSGPNSNQKKGPRVFDVRVEDNQVLNNYNMYAELGTDRGTAKSYTVQARDGTLDVTFLHETEDPQLQGIEVVRVSDSGQNSRERPSIHNDRRGGSEGMDTEAVNTRASVGLPVLRPVDDMRERRFARRL, from the coding sequence ATGAATGACCGTAATACAGCGGGGGTCGTGAGCGGCATGGCAGGGAGGTCATCGAACAGCTTCATTCAAGGGGCACTCATCGGTGGGGGCTTCGTTTTCTTCGTCGCCGGACTGGTTGTCGTCGCAGGACTCTCGGGCGTTCCCTTCGGCCGGTCACCCGCCAGCGGCGGCGCAGCTGGAACCACGCCGGCCACGAACACGACAACGGCAACGACCGCCATAACTCCATCAAAGACTCAGACGAGCGCAGCGACGCCGCCGAGCACGTCGAAAACAACGAGCACGACAACTTCTCAACGGACATTAAGAACGACCACCAGGACGACATCGACCACGACAGTAACTACGACCAGAACACCTACCACGACAACGACTACGTCCCGACCACGCAAGCGAGTGCTCTACCGCGTCAACGTTGGTGGGCCGCAAATCCCTGCGAACGACGGTGGTCCTGCATGGCAGGCTGACACGAAGATAAATCCATCACGGTTCGGCAACGCGCAAACAAGCGGGAGTCGCGTGAGCACTACAACCGACCGCATCTCACTGACGCCGGCGGTTCCGCGGGGCATCCCCCGAAAGATGTTTTACTCGTGGCGGTGGGACGCCGATTACAAGACACCGCGCGACGACCCCGAGATGCGCTGGCAGTTCCCGGTCGAACCCGGAACGTATACAGTTCGGCTCTACTTCGCGGAGACGTACCTCACCGACTCGGGCCCAAACAGCAACCAGAAGAAAGGTCCCCGCGTATTCGACGTTCGCGTCGAAGACAATCAGGTTCTAAACAATTATAACATGTATGCCGAACTCGGCACCGACAGGGGAACAGCGAAATCATACACGGTTCAGGCCCGCGATGGGACGCTCGACGTCACCTTCCTCCACGAGACAGAAGATCCGCAGTTGCAAGGCATCGAAGTTGTTCGCGTGTCCGACAGCGGACAGAACAGTCGTGAGCGTCCGTCGATCCACAACGACAGACGGGGTGGTAGTGAGGGGATGGATACTGAAGCTGTCAACACTCGCGCTTCGGTCGGGCTGCCAGTCCTCCGTCCAGTAGACGACATGCGTGAGCGACGTTTCGCCCGGCGGCTATAG
- a CDS encoding metallophosphoesterase, giving the protein MSEMHAESTVELDHQNAPSATRRQTLAFLGGLGGLGLTASHRTAAQRASESGEPTVDPSTEFTIAIFPDTQYYAQQDNGIFEQMGQWVADNKETYNIQMFLHEGDIVQSYGSDNDAEWDVAQDAIGRMDDANVPTVLSLGNHDADNIRNPQTFRSRFPATRYKETKQSNDTILDWGTFEGHAENAYFLQEIHGEQFLFLTLEFGPRDAALKWAGQVMDAYAEATTILVTHTYTYHDGTRTDANDNFAPNGYEGGGLPEGSNYNNGEQMWQSELRYHENLANVHSGHHITGPYVARRTAHARGNRTAQMFMDYQTIDNGGDGWFRLLTINTKTYNAEINTYSPYLEKWSKDKKESFKFNLNTYRKGA; this is encoded by the coding sequence ATGTCAGAGATGCACGCAGAGAGCACCGTGGAATTGGATCATCAGAACGCACCGTCTGCAACACGACGCCAGACATTGGCATTCTTAGGTGGCCTCGGCGGATTGGGCCTCACGGCAAGTCACCGAACTGCGGCCCAGCGTGCGAGTGAGAGTGGTGAACCAACTGTCGACCCTAGCACCGAGTTCACCATTGCGATTTTCCCGGATACGCAGTACTACGCACAACAAGACAACGGCATCTTCGAGCAGATGGGTCAGTGGGTTGCCGATAATAAGGAGACGTATAATATCCAGATGTTCCTTCACGAAGGAGACATCGTGCAGAGTTACGGGTCAGACAACGATGCCGAGTGGGATGTAGCCCAAGATGCGATCGGCAGGATGGACGATGCGAATGTTCCCACCGTACTGTCTCTTGGAAATCACGATGCGGACAATATACGAAATCCGCAAACGTTTCGCAGTCGTTTCCCGGCGACCCGCTACAAGGAAACCAAGCAGAGCAATGACACGATTCTCGACTGGGGGACATTCGAAGGACATGCCGAAAACGCGTATTTCCTCCAAGAGATTCATGGGGAGCAATTTCTCTTCCTCACGCTGGAGTTCGGGCCACGTGACGCGGCTTTGAAGTGGGCCGGGCAGGTAATGGACGCCTATGCTGAAGCGACCACGATTCTCGTAACGCATACCTATACGTACCACGACGGCACCCGAACGGATGCGAACGACAACTTCGCTCCAAATGGGTACGAAGGTGGGGGCCTCCCTGAAGGTAGCAACTACAACAACGGAGAGCAGATGTGGCAATCCGAATTGCGTTACCACGAGAACTTAGCGAATGTTCATTCTGGGCACCATATAACAGGCCCATACGTCGCACGACGTACCGCTCATGCAAGGGGCAATCGTACCGCACAGATGTTCATGGACTACCAGACTATTGACAACGGTGGGGATGGCTGGTTCCGTCTCTTGACGATAAACACGAAAACATACAATGCTGAAATAAATACGTATTCACCATATCTCGAAAAATGGAGTAAGGACAAAAAGGAGTCTTTTAAATTCAATTTGAACACTTATAGAAAAGGCGCCTAA
- a CDS encoding helix-turn-helix domain-containing protein, whose product MSRFKMEVEEVEDRRLYLLNWDVPDGGFFEGFTAAETIIRSAYGYDTEAWEFEILFPNQEELTTFHNHCRENDIQYTLGQMQTLTEAGDYLLEGVLTEKQRDALLLALQHGYIQTPRQVTLSELAEEFNISQQSLSDLIRRGNEALLEHALLNASETTPPE is encoded by the coding sequence ATGAGCAGGTTCAAAATGGAGGTTGAGGAGGTTGAAGATCGTCGATTATATCTCTTGAACTGGGACGTGCCTGACGGCGGATTTTTTGAGGGATTTACTGCCGCCGAGACGATCATTCGGAGCGCCTATGGCTACGACACTGAAGCGTGGGAGTTCGAGATCCTCTTTCCGAATCAGGAAGAGCTCACCACATTTCACAACCATTGCCGCGAGAACGATATTCAGTACACACTTGGGCAGATGCAGACGCTCACCGAGGCAGGTGATTATCTCCTAGAAGGTGTGCTCACCGAAAAGCAGCGTGATGCACTGTTATTGGCCCTTCAACACGGATACATTCAGACACCTCGGCAAGTCACGCTGTCTGAATTGGCGGAGGAATTCAACATCAGCCAGCAGTCGCTCTCCGATCTAATTCGACGTGGGAATGAAGCACTACTTGAGCATGCGCTTCTGAACGCTTCTGAGACGACACCACCTGAGTAA
- a CDS encoding SDR family oxidoreductase has translation MDGLLGGQTAVVTGAASGIGRAIAHRFAEEGANIVVADVREDPRENGSTTHERVNKETDAQAVFAQCDVSDPADVEGTVEMAVDEFGSLDVMVNNAGIVGPNGPVTDIDPEAYQRLLNINLNGAFFGSQAAARQMRENGGGSIVNISSIAGIQGYSNLSPYCTSKGGIRLLTYSLAAELGADGIRVNVIHPGVIETAMTTDDVPIVGTESGEQMRELIPLGRFGAPDDIAKTALYLASDLASYVTGESVIVDGGMVNTA, from the coding sequence ATGGATGGGTTACTTGGGGGACAAACAGCGGTAGTGACGGGTGCAGCGAGCGGAATCGGCCGTGCAATAGCACACAGGTTCGCTGAAGAAGGCGCAAATATCGTCGTTGCAGACGTTCGCGAAGACCCGCGTGAGAATGGTTCGACGACGCACGAACGCGTCAATAAGGAAACAGACGCACAAGCGGTGTTCGCACAGTGTGACGTCTCTGATCCTGCAGACGTAGAGGGAACTGTCGAGATGGCCGTTGACGAATTCGGGAGTCTCGACGTGATGGTAAACAACGCAGGAATTGTCGGCCCGAACGGTCCGGTGACAGACATTGATCCAGAGGCCTACCAACGGCTCCTCAACATCAATCTTAATGGTGCGTTCTTCGGATCGCAGGCGGCGGCACGACAGATGCGCGAGAACGGTGGCGGCAGCATCGTGAATATTTCGAGCATCGCAGGAATCCAAGGCTACAGCAATCTTTCACCGTATTGTACTTCGAAAGGTGGAATCAGACTGCTCACGTACTCACTCGCTGCAGAACTTGGAGCGGATGGTATTCGAGTGAACGTCATTCATCCGGGTGTCATCGAGACAGCAATGACGACAGATGATGTTCCAATCGTTGGCACCGAGTCCGGCGAACAGATGCGCGAATTGATTCCTTTAGGTCGATTCGGAGCACCGGACGATATCGCGAAAACAGCCCTGTACTTGGCGAGTGATCTTGCGAGTTACGTAACTGGTGAATCGGTAATCGTGGATGGTGGGATGGTAAATACTGCGTGA
- a CDS encoding DUF7344 domain-containing protein, giving the protein MVTDSYGNPETDENAQEQYLDLIFDVLASKSRQYALAYLRSCSHPVEIADVAAEIAAQKQQTSRSELPENLIEREYIALLHKHLPKLKQLNFVYYRRDQSTISCTTAIQSIEPFLELILTKEQKSES; this is encoded by the coding sequence ATGGTCACAGATTCGTACGGGAATCCCGAAACGGATGAAAACGCCCAGGAACAATACTTAGATCTGATTTTCGATGTACTCGCCAGTAAAAGTCGTCAATACGCCCTCGCGTATCTCAGATCATGTTCGCACCCAGTCGAGATCGCGGATGTAGCCGCCGAAATTGCGGCTCAAAAACAACAGACATCACGCAGTGAACTCCCAGAAAACCTAATCGAACGAGAGTACATCGCATTACTCCACAAGCATCTGCCGAAGCTCAAACAACTGAACTTCGTGTACTATAGGAGAGATCAGAGCACTATTAGCTGTACTACTGCAATACAATCGATAGAACCATTTCTTGAACTCATACTGACTAAAGAACAAAAGAGCGAATCATGA
- a CDS encoding Gfo/Idh/MocA family protein: MVVRIGGVGVGGIGYLELHLFASMDDVAIVASADTSPGARAVFESEFNVPAYEDYKTLLCEHSGELDGILIATPHAYHYDQATACLEAGIDVLLEKPITIDVRDAVDLVETARRHNRVLKVGYQRHFHPVFQMIRHLIASNRIGTIHTIACYIGQDWFSSHQGTWRTDPEISGGGQLYDTGSHLIDALLWVTNGIPETATASIEFAKPGIDVSAALTTRLQVDGGTAIGSVTVTGDGVAMDPREGYVIWGTRGGIVYTGDYLYLEHRGATRYTVPTGTESNFDIATRRKVADFVTAINDGERPVVSDEAIQVTALTEAAYMAAAEERTIEVQDLISEVSEA, translated from the coding sequence ATGGTTGTTCGGATTGGGGGAGTTGGTGTCGGAGGTATTGGCTACTTGGAACTCCACTTATTCGCGAGTATGGACGACGTGGCTATAGTAGCAAGTGCAGATACGTCACCGGGTGCTCGTGCCGTGTTCGAATCCGAATTTAATGTTCCGGCGTATGAGGACTACAAAACACTCCTCTGCGAACATAGCGGGGAGTTAGACGGGATATTGATCGCAACGCCACATGCATATCACTACGATCAAGCAACTGCCTGCTTAGAAGCAGGCATTGACGTCTTGTTGGAAAAACCCATAACAATCGATGTGCGAGATGCTGTCGATCTCGTTGAAACAGCACGACGCCACAACCGTGTTCTCAAAGTCGGGTACCAACGACATTTCCATCCCGTGTTTCAAATGATTCGACATCTCATTGCCAGCAATCGTATCGGCACTATCCACACGATTGCGTGCTATATTGGGCAAGATTGGTTTTCGTCACACCAAGGAACATGGAGGACTGATCCAGAAATTTCGGGTGGTGGGCAGTTGTACGATACAGGGTCGCACCTCATTGATGCACTCTTATGGGTAACGAATGGGATTCCTGAGACGGCAACTGCTTCGATCGAATTTGCAAAGCCGGGAATCGATGTGAGTGCGGCACTCACGACTCGCTTACAAGTGGATGGCGGTACAGCTATTGGGAGTGTCACGGTGACTGGTGATGGTGTCGCAATGGACCCACGTGAGGGGTACGTTATCTGGGGTACACGCGGAGGTATCGTTTATACAGGAGATTATCTGTATCTCGAACACAGGGGTGCAACCAGATACACTGTACCGACGGGAACAGAATCGAACTTCGACATTGCAACGAGACGAAAGGTAGCAGACTTCGTCACCGCCATCAACGACGGCGAACGACCGGTCGTCTCGGACGAAGCAATCCAAGTTACTGCCTTGACTGAAGCCGCGTACATGGCTGCGGCCGAAGAGCGCACGATCGAGGTTCAGGATCTCATTTCCGAGGTGTCGGAAGCGTGA
- a CDS encoding DUF7344 domain-containing protein, whose translation MPTDATPPTSEPSFDTLFTLLANQQRRSILSHLTTMQGMTISHQALVDVLTHSLAVSRERLRLNLHHRHLPKLADCNLVEYDSEEETIRYQSSDRLEDLLEIGQHSALE comes from the coding sequence ATGCCAACTGATGCTACACCCCCAACGTCGGAGCCCTCGTTCGACACACTGTTTACACTCCTTGCCAATCAACAGCGGCGCTCTATCCTCTCCCATCTCACGACAATGCAGGGAATGACGATTTCCCATCAGGCGCTCGTTGACGTCCTTACGCACTCGCTCGCTGTCTCTCGCGAACGTCTTCGGCTGAATTTGCACCACCGCCACCTCCCGAAGTTGGCTGACTGCAATCTGGTCGAATATGATTCGGAGGAGGAAACCATTCGCTATCAGAGTAGCGACCGGCTTGAAGACCTCCTGGAGATTGGCCAACACTCGGCGCTGGAATAA
- a CDS encoding HalOD1 output domain-containing protein, which yields MNSDTMRTKTTGWFGSTTEHSGPSPPLQYTLVASETINREVSGSEIVTGIVDVLIDVIEPISGQTTLSLYEYVNPDALEDIITASASKKSDVEVRFTVEGYLVIVRSDNTVLIYEPIGTQRDTDGNPCPAS from the coding sequence ATGAACAGCGACACAATGAGAACGAAAACGACCGGTTGGTTCGGCTCCACCACAGAGCACTCTGGCCCGAGTCCACCACTACAATACACATTGGTCGCCTCCGAGACGATTAACCGCGAAGTATCGGGTTCTGAGATCGTTACAGGTATCGTTGATGTACTCATCGACGTGATTGAGCCGATTAGTGGCCAGACCACACTCTCACTATACGAATACGTCAACCCAGATGCGCTCGAAGACATCATTACAGCAAGTGCGTCGAAAAAGAGTGACGTTGAGGTACGATTCACAGTCGAGGGCTATCTCGTCATTGTTCGGAGCGACAACACCGTCCTCATTTACGAACCGATCGGAACACAACGCGATACGGATGGAAATCCATGTCCAGCTAGCTAA